The Synchiropus splendidus isolate RoL2022-P1 chromosome 11, RoL_Sspl_1.0, whole genome shotgun sequence genome contains a region encoding:
- the arap3 gene encoding arf-GAP with Rho-GAP domain, ANK repeat and PH domain-containing protein 3 isoform X1: MVFVATLDRNSTVETFLSAIHLEKYVETFCRAGLLLAGDLTHMDHDALVSLGITATGHRKRILRSVSYISRSAQSAPSPRERCQSVCGERDLVTFEALRNSSAPDLLSMLVTSDSSGTLGKPVPKPRTVFNRRRTTPVHFSYPRLSEESVSLTDRKCFSTEDSPSEGVKWEVSHQQDPKLGSPLVPPRLQSSGPSRLYQSAEATVPQSCRGNSMEMVSNEIYWGASGVNSGRSQQLAPPTPPRPTADRKYDRNSSGTLSRSSSGSLPEDPEPVISPYCESTFCCKTKRPLSSQERRKREHAEEGENSPGYSSLGGFPPPPFCGLDQALQPDEDLTISPYASFTCEGEQAPPIISGWLDKLSPQGNYVFQKRFVKFDGKNLMYFSSDKDVYSKGVIPLDVVQTSRPSKENKFEIVTNQRIFVFRVENEETRARWVSTIQDHVRDQLVWGRSRFSCQKHGALELKGTKSKVYVALSDEQIWLYKNEQCFRNRIAITLIEARGATIRDGKNKSFDLITPYRTFSFTAETDQDKRAWMEELQDSIAETLSDYEVAEKIWSNRSNRTCADCRSPNPDWASINLCVVICKNCAGQHRSLGTMVSKVQSLKLDTSVWSNEIVQLFIMVGNDRANEFWAAHLSPADELGVEPSSEERKEFISHKYRDGRYRRALAKFSSQEQLLKVLCSAVAEQTLLKTVTHMFLEAGTPTDPHSHQVDKQMDRFCSGAHMYRCSRMIPVLPVKCACVCSEPGVYDEITQPVLLSGFLYKSNCSGRVTLTRKTREDFQRFWCQLGQSLLLYQSETSTEPSLQIPVKDILCLGVSRPDWSHSGSSNGFINRFRFTFELYLSSDRFHQFGLESLDALQSWTRTIGKAATPLGCHCLLSREFERVGLLRFRNMLDPQQWKEEFFVLQKSNLFMCPIRTGAAEDIINLNRLQELSVGTEGDEKKEVLILVERGRTLHLQGAGRSDFSLWCSDIRRAAGGSGNTLRDQQMSRNDIPIIVDRCIEFVTQYGLGHEGIYRKNGALSRIKLLMDEFRRDARNVRLRIGDHFIEDVTDVLKRFFREIEDPVFMSHLHPLWQEAAKSPQKAQRLERYKELIRILPRVNRTTLAALVSHLYRVQKCAGLNQMCTKNLALLFAPSLFQTDGKGEYEVKIMEDLINNYPWLFDIDEEHQTQIDLEVSLITSWKDTQLSQAGDLIIEVYLQKKLPDCCVTLKVSPSMCAQELTNQVLYLRNMSLGEPHAWMMFEAVEDGQLERPLRPKEKVLEQVLQWCQLPDPSSAYLVVKKIPKMDGVDVLSFCRSDVIKVGVLKFREEPPKFHQGTKFQERIFQIKDRKLLLLRDKKSLRPEKEWSLDNMKVYMGIRRKLKAPSRFGLTVALDRHQLFLCCSEEAELWDWMTCFLNAHIDDSTLPPVRRRSTSHLQKQKFGTMPLVPIRGNDSNRGMLAANQTLRKLHDRRTLSMFFPMKVQSDPPEESEDSPKHPPPPEQPETPEPPEPLYEEVGDFGLQVLRSLETSFLSGVVSETQEVLDHLQLVSVKPKRTVEDPLDGGPPGGCTTSQELLLQELESAFGKLEEAERQQEVQQDENTSSK; encoded by the exons GCCATCCACCTGGAGAA gtATGTGGAGACATTTTGCAGGGCTGGACTCCTGCTGGCTGGTGACTTGACCCACATGGACCATGATGCTCTGGTGAGTCTGGGAATAACTGCCACAGGACACAGGAAGAGAATTTTGCGATCAGTCTCTTACATATCGAGATCTGCTCAAAGCGCGCCCTCGCCCCGGGAACGCTGTCAGTCAGTGTGTGGCGAGCGGGACCTGGTGACTTTTGAGGCGCTGAGGAATAGCTCAGCCCCTGATCTGCTGTCCATGTTGGTGACCTCTGACTCCAGTGGGACCCTTGGAAAGCCGGTCCCTAAACCTAGAACTGTCTTCAACCGGCGCCGCACCACACCTGTCCATTTCAGTTACCCAAGACTTTCCGAAGAGTCCGTCAGTTTGACTGACAGAAAATGTTTTAGCACAGAGGATTCTCCCTCTGAAGGAGTCAAGTGGGAAGTGAGCCACCAGCAGGACCCCAAGTTGGGGTCACCTCTGGTTCCTCCAAGACTGCAGAGCAGTGGTCCATCTCGCCTGTACCAGTCTGCTGAAGCCACTGTGCCCCAAAGTTGTCGTGGCAACTCCATGGAGATGGTCTCAAATGAGATTTACTGGGGAGCGTCCGGTGTGAACAGTGGGAGGAGTCAGCAGCTGGCACCCCCTACTCCACCTCGACCGACAGCTGACAGGAAGTACGATCGGAACAG TAGTGGAACTCTAAGCAGAAGTTCTTCGGGATCTCTACCAG AAGACCCAGAGCCGGTCATTAGTCCGTACTGTGAGTCCACGTTCTGCTGTAAAACCAAG CGACCACTGAGCAGCCAGGAGAGACGGAAGCGTGAACACGCCGAGGAAGGCGA aaACTCCCCAGGTTACAGCAGTCTTGGGGGGTTCCCACCTCCTCCCTTCTGTGGCCTGGATCAGGCCCTGCAACCCGATGAAGACTTGACTATCTCACCGTATGCAAGCTTTACCTGTGAGGGCGAGCAAGCCCCGCCCATCATCAGCGGCTGGCTGGACAAGCTGTCACCACAAGG GAATTATGTTTTCCAGAAACGCTTCGTGAAGTTTGACGGAAAGAATCTGATGTATTTCAGCAGCGACAAG GATGTCTACTCCAAAGGAGTGATCCCATTGGATGTGGTCCAGACGTCCCGCCCTTCCAAGGAGAACAAATTTGAGATAGTGACGAATCAGCGCATTTTTGTATTCCGAGTGGAAAATGAAG AGACGAGGGCTCGCTGGGTCTCAACCATCCAGGACCATGTCCGGGACCAGCTGGTCTGGGGTCGGAGCAGGTTCAGTTGTCAGAAACACGGTGCTCTGGAGCTCAAGGGAACCAAGTCCAAGGTGTATGTGGCGCTGAGCGACGAACAGATCTGGCTGTACAAGAACGAACAG TGTTTTCGGAACAGAATCGCGATCACACTGATCGAAGCTCGTGGAGCCACAATCCGGGACGGGAAGAACAAGAGCTTTGACTTGATCACTCCATACAGAACCTTCAG cttcacGGCGGAGACGGACCAAGACAAGCGGGCCTggatggaggagctgcaggactcCATTGCTGAGACGCTCTCAGACTATGAGGTGGCTGAGAAGATCTGGTCCAATCGCTCCAACAGAACCTGTGCCGACTGTAGATCTCCAAACCCGGACTGGGCCTCTATCAACCTGTGTGTTGTCATCTGCAAAAACTGCGCAG GTCAGCACAGAAGTTTGGGGACTATGGTGTCGAAGGTTCAAAGTTTAAAACTGGATACAAGTGTATGGAGCAATGAGATTGTACAG CTCTTCATCATGGTTGGCAACGACCGGGCCAATGAGTTCTGGGCAGCTCATTTGTCTCCGGCAGATGAGCTCGGTGTGGAGCCCTCTAGTGAAGAGAGAAAAGAGTTCATAAGCCATAAGTACCGGGACGGACGCTACCGACGGGCCCTCGCCAAGTTCTCCtcccaggagcagctgctgaag GTTCTGTGTTCAGCTGTGGCTGAACAAACACTGCTGAAAACAGTCACTCACATGTTTCTGGAAGCTGGGACTCCCACTGACCCGCACAGTCATCAGGTGGACAAGCAAATGGACCGCTTCTGCTCAGGTGCGCACATGTACAGGTGCTCACGTATGATCCCCGTTCTGCCTGTaaaatgtgcgtgtgtgtgttcagaaccAGGGGTGTACGACGAGATCACACAGCCTGTTCTTCTCTCCGGATTCCTCTACAAGTCCAACTGTTCGGGTCGAGTGACGCTAACCCGGAAAACCCGAGAAG actTTCAAAGGTTTTGGTGTCAGCTGGGCCAGTCTCTGCTCCTCTACCAGTCGGAGACATCCACTGAGCCCAGCCTGCAGATCCCAGTGAAGGACATCCTGTGTTTAGGTGTCAGCCGACCTGACTGGAGCCACAGTGGCAGCTCCAATGGCTTCATCAACAG ATTCAGATTCACCTTTGAGCTGTACCTGTCCTCAGACAGGTTTCACCAGTTTGGACTGGAGTCTCTGGACGCCCTGCAATCTTGGACCAGAACCATTGGGAAG GCAGCAACACCTCTCGGCTGTCACTGCCTCTTGTCGCGGGAGTTTGAACGAGTGGGTCTCCTGCGATTCCGGAACATGTTGGACCCTCAGCAGTGGAAGGAAGAGTTTTTTGTCCTGCAGAAGTCCAACTTGTTCATGTGTCCCATCAGAACCGGCGCTGCAGAGGACATTATCAATCTGAATCGCTTGCAGGAACTGA GCGTGGGGACTGAAGGAGATGAGAAGAAAGAGGTGCTGATTCTGGTGGAGCGAGGAAG AACGCTTCACCTGCAGGGGGCTGGTCGGTCAGACTTCTCTCTGTGGTGCTCAGATATCCGCCGTGCAGCCGGCGGCTCGGGGAACACGCTGCGAGACCAGCAAATGAGCCGTAATGACATTCCCATTATTGTGGACCGCTGCATTGAGTTTGTCACGCAGTACG GTCTGGGCCATGAAGGAATCTACAGGAAGAATGGAGCGCTGTCCAGAATCAAGCTACTGATGGACGAATTCCGCCGTGACGCCCGAAATGTGCGGCTTCGGATCGGGGACCATTTCATTGAAGATGTGACAGATGTCCTCAAGAGGTTCTTCAGGGAGATTGAGGATCCTGTCTTCATGTCCCACTTGCACCCCCTGTGGCAGGAAGCTGCAA AGAGTCCGCAGAAGGCTCAAAGGTTGGAGCGATACAAGGAATTGATCCGAATCCTTCCTCGGGTCAACAGGACGACACTGGCGGCGCTGGTCAGTCACCTGTACAG GGTCCAGAAGTGCGCTGGACTGAACCAGATGTGCACCAAAAACCTCGCGCTGCTATTCGCTCCGAGTCTCTTTCAGACGGACGGGAAAGGCGAGTACGAGGTGAAGATTATGGAGGACTTGATAAACAACTACCCCTGGCTGTTCGAC ATCGATGAAGAACATCAGACTCAGATTGACTTGGAGGTCAGTTTGATCACCAGCTGGAAGGACACACAG CTGTCTCAGGCGGGGGACCTGATCATCGAGGTGTACCTACAGAAGAAGTTACCCGACTGTTGTGTCACTCTGAAG GTGTCGCCCAGCATGTGTGCTCAGGAGCTGACCAACCAGGTTCTCTACCTGAGGAACATGTCACTCGGAGAACCGCATGCGTGGATGATGTTTGAGGCTGTGGAGGACGGCCAGCTGG AGCGGCCATTGCGGCCTAAAGAGAAAGTTCTGGAGCAAGTGCTTCAGTGGTGCCAGCTGCCTGACCCAAGCTCCGCCTACCTAGTGGTGAAGAAGATCCCCAAGATGGACGGCGTGGACGTCCTCTCCT tctGCCGCAGTGACGTCATCAAGGTGGGCGTGCTTAAGTTCCGTGAAGAGCCTCCAAAGTTCCATCAGGGAACCAAATTCCAGGAGAGAATTTTCCAGATCAAAGATCGTAAACTGCTTCTGCTAAGAGACAAGAAG AGTCTGCGTCCTGAGAAAGAGTGGAGTCTTGACAACATGAAGGTCTACATGGGGATCCGTAGGAAGCTCAAAGCTCCCAGCAG GTTTGGCCTGACAGTTGCGTTGGACCGACATCAGCT CTTCCTGTGCTGCAGCGAGGAGGCTGAACTCTGGGACTGGATGACCTGCTTCCTCAACGCTCAC ATTGACGACTCCACCTTGCCGCCGGTGCGCCGACGTTCCACCTCGCACCTCCAGAAGCAGAAGTTCGGGACCATGCCACTGGTCCCAATTCGAGGGAACGACAGCAACCGTGGGATGCTGGCAGCCAATCAGACCCTG AGGAAGCTGCACG